A stretch of the Medicago truncatula cultivar Jemalong A17 chromosome 5, MtrunA17r5.0-ANR, whole genome shotgun sequence genome encodes the following:
- the LOC11429986 gene encoding prohibitin-3, mitochondrial yields MVSSQAKASNLFKKARFVSGFGAAVTIGHSSFYIVKSGERAVLVDRFHGTLPRSVGKGIHFKIPWVQKPYIFDLRPRTHRLSAISATDDHEPVNLTLRVISRPEVQRLPTIVQNLGLEYDKILNFIANEVLESIVAKSSLLMLFRSHSWFSERVKDAFVGRAKDLNILIDEIDITHFSNPR; encoded by the coding sequence ATGGTAAGCAGCCAAGCAAAAGCATCCAACCTCTTCAAGAAAGCACGCTTTGTCTCGGGTTTCGGCGCTGCCGTAACTATCGGGCACTCCTCATTCTACATTGTGAAGAGTGGCGAACGCGCCGTCCTCGTCGACCGATTCCACGGCACTCTTCCCAGATCCGTCGGCAAAGGAATTCATTTCAAGATCCCATGGGTTCAAAAGCCCTACATCTTCGACCTCCGCCCTCGTACTCACAGGCTCTCAGCCATCTCCGCTACCGATGATCATGAGCCGGTGAATCTCACTCTCCGTGTTATCTCTCGTCCCGAGGTTCAACGTCTTCCTACTATTGTTCAGAATCTTGGTCTTGAATATGACAAGATTCTTAATTTTATTGCTAATGAGGTTCTCGAATCTATTGTTGCTAAATCGAGTCTTTTAATGCTTTTTAGAAGTCATTCTTGGTTTTCTGAACGTGTTAAGGATGCTTTTGTTGGACGTGCTAAGGATTTAAATATTCTTATTGACGAGATTGATATTACTCATTTCTCTAACCCTaggtaa
- the LOC11437079 gene encoding mitochondrial acidic protein MAM33, which produces MWKRGLFTAVGALRHRTTPSGVRGAATMSSAVDTMVLRSLKEHYMEVAKMNMPPKVSPPSNFTIVKGALDSEGPVLKRNYGEEEISIYVMRLNNIGEEQDGAIDQLFIHVDVSKPEQKESLNFLCGLYEDALGIHSVSMRPKLLDSSGYILTPTHYTGPVFAELDEKMRDAFHSYIEERGVNDSLFKFLQAWLYVKEHRNLMRWFKTMGLFIDGKKQAVDA; this is translated from the exons ATGTGGAAGAGAGGTTTATTCACCGCCGTCGGCGCACTCCGCCACCGCACAACTCCGTCAGGAGTTCGCGGCGCCGCCACTATGTCATCCGCCGTAGACACCATGGTTCTCCGTTCCCTCAAAGAACACTACATGGAAGTCGCCAAAATGAACATGCCACCt AAAGTGAGTCCTCCATCAAACTTCACAATCGTGAAAGGAGCGCTTGATTCCGAAGGTCCTGTTCTGAAGCGAAACTACGGCGAAGAAGAAATCAGCATCTACGTGATGCGATTGAACAATATCGGTGAAGAACAAGACGGTGCTATTGATCAATTGTTCATTCATGTTGATGTATCTAAACCTGAACAGAAGGAATCGTTGAATTTTCTTTGTGGTTTGTATGAAGATGCTCTTGGGATTCACTCTGTTTCTATGAGACCTAAGCTTCTTGATTCTAGTGGATACATTCTGACTCCTACACATTATACCGGTCCTGTTTTTGC GGAACTAGATGAAAAGATGAGAGATGCATTTCACAGTTACATAGAGGAACGAGGTGTAAATGATAGCCTCTTCAAATTTCTTCAAGCATGGCTATATGTGAAGGAACATCGAAATTTAATGCGTTGGTTCAAAACGATGGGCTTGTTCATTGATGGAAAGAAGCAAGCCGTAGATGCATAA
- the LOC11432491 gene encoding LOB domain-containing protein 24, whose amino-acid sequence MIYGRCAACKSQRRRCPSDCIFSPYFPANNPQRFASVHKIYGGGNVGKMLQQLPHYVREQAANTLYLEAQCRIQNPVYGCVGIISKLYQQIHDTEAELAKIQTQIACHKLQNQQYEAGSNFNLLPPQSSSMEQFQWPNQTPNWFN is encoded by the exons ATGATTTATGGTAGGTGTGCTGCTTGCAAGAGTCAAAGAAGAAGGTGCCCTTCTGATTGCATTTTCTCTCCATATTTTCCAGCCAATAATCCTCAAAGATTTGCTTCTGTCCACAAAATCTATGGTGGTGGCAATGTTGGAAAAATGCTTCAG CAATTACCTCACTATGTAAGAGAACAAGCTGCAAATACTCTATATTTAGAAGCACAATGTAGGATTCAAAATCCAGTTTATGGATGTGTTGGGATTATCTCTAAATTGTATCAACAAATTCATGATACAGAAGCTGAGCTGGCCAAAATCCAAACTCAGATTGCTTGTCATAAGCTCCAAAATCAACAATATGAAGCTGGATCAAACTTCAACCTTTTGCCTCCACAAAGTAGCAGCATGGAGCAGTTTCAATGGCCTAATCAAACTCCTAATTGGTTCAATTAA